Proteins encoded within one genomic window of Flavobacterium sp. NG2:
- a CDS encoding TonB-dependent receptor, which produces MKNYIIALVLGFTALLQAQNKLSGTVTTNDNQPLKGVSVYIAELHKGTTTNEQGVYSFANLPNGNIKLSFIFIGFTTQNKTINLQEKETLFDVTMEETLFEMDEVIVSTAFNKIQSQNVMKVEHASIKELQQKGTSTLIEGLATIPGVSQVSTGTSIGKPVIRGLSGNRVLVYSQGVRIENQQFGDEHGLGLNDSGVESVEVIKGPASLLYGSDALGGVLYFNPEKFADAHTFKTNFSQKLFSNTLGSNTSLGLKTSTENWKFLVRGNYVTHSDYTIPDGDRVTNSRYNETDFKTGLGYSNSSFSTVFRYNFNRLDLGLPEEMGEQTTTKTTDYPRQGVDNHLLSLNSVVYFKNSKLDLDLGYIANDRQEFEDSPTAILQMKLKTFNYNAKYHLPKVGKMESIVGVQGMHQTNTNFGEEYLIPDATTNDLGVFGTANYEWKSNVIQGGIRFDNRKLSSLEHGESGEEGYFQAIDKSFDSFNAALGYKTNLTQELTLRLNLASGFRAPNLAELSSNGVHEGTNRYEIGNANLKNEQNIQTDLNLEYKNTHFEFFVNGFYNHINNYIFTSPTGAVLDDNVVFEYIQDDAKLFGGEVGLHLHPHPLDWLHFETSFETVTGKKQNGDYLPLIPANNWNNTIRTEFSIKNWLKEGFATLNLNTFFNQNNVSGFETSSNGYTLLNLGLGGKLTVGKTVFNLNLNGNNLLNKSYIAHLSRLKTDGIPNIGRNIVLGVNFDIF; this is translated from the coding sequence ATGAAAAACTATATCATAGCCCTAGTCTTAGGGTTCACGGCTTTGTTACAAGCACAAAACAAATTATCAGGAACGGTTACAACCAATGACAATCAACCGCTCAAAGGAGTCTCGGTTTATATCGCAGAATTGCACAAAGGAACAACGACTAATGAGCAAGGAGTTTACAGTTTTGCGAATTTGCCTAACGGAAATATAAAACTGAGTTTTATTTTTATAGGTTTTACCACTCAAAATAAAACCATCAATCTTCAAGAAAAAGAGACCCTTTTTGATGTAACGATGGAAGAAACCTTATTCGAAATGGATGAGGTAATTGTGTCCACCGCTTTTAACAAAATCCAATCGCAAAACGTGATGAAAGTCGAACATGCTTCCATCAAAGAATTGCAGCAAAAAGGGACTTCAACTCTAATCGAAGGATTGGCTACTATTCCAGGGGTTTCTCAAGTTTCTACGGGAACCTCGATTGGGAAACCCGTGATTCGTGGTTTGAGTGGGAATCGCGTTTTGGTGTATTCACAAGGTGTACGCATCGAAAACCAACAGTTTGGGGACGAGCATGGGTTGGGACTAAACGATTCAGGTGTCGAAAGTGTTGAGGTTATCAAAGGGCCTGCTTCATTATTATATGGCTCAGACGCTTTGGGAGGAGTGTTGTATTTCAACCCGGAAAAATTTGCGGATGCCCATACGTTCAAAACTAATTTTAGTCAAAAGCTATTTTCGAATACCTTAGGTTCGAATACATCACTTGGTCTAAAAACTTCTACCGAAAACTGGAAATTCTTAGTAAGAGGAAATTATGTTACGCATTCGGATTACACCATTCCAGATGGAGACAGAGTAACGAATTCCCGTTACAATGAAACGGATTTCAAAACAGGATTAGGCTATAGCAATTCGAGTTTTTCAACGGTTTTTAGATACAACTTCAACCGTCTTGATTTAGGATTGCCAGAGGAAATGGGAGAGCAAACAACTACAAAAACTACCGATTATCCTCGTCAAGGAGTGGACAACCATTTGTTGAGTTTGAACTCTGTGGTGTATTTTAAAAATTCCAAACTAGATTTGGATTTGGGCTATATTGCCAATGACCGTCAAGAATTTGAAGACAGTCCAACTGCTATTTTGCAAATGAAACTAAAAACCTTTAATTACAATGCGAAGTATCATTTGCCAAAAGTAGGAAAGATGGAATCTATCGTTGGTGTGCAAGGAATGCATCAAACCAATACCAATTTTGGAGAAGAATATTTAATTCCGGATGCAACTACCAATGATTTAGGAGTTTTTGGAACAGCCAATTACGAGTGGAAATCCAATGTGATTCAGGGTGGAATTCGTTTTGATAATCGAAAATTAAGCAGTTTGGAGCATGGCGAATCGGGTGAAGAAGGTTATTTTCAAGCTATCGACAAATCCTTTGATAGTTTCAATGCCGCATTGGGATACAAAACCAATCTAACCCAAGAGTTAACCTTGCGTCTTAATCTTGCCTCAGGATTTAGAGCACCTAATTTGGCTGAATTATCCTCCAACGGTGTTCACGAAGGAACCAACCGTTACGAAATAGGAAATGCAAACTTAAAAAACGAGCAAAACATTCAAACCGACTTGAACCTAGAGTACAAAAACACCCATTTTGAGTTTTTTGTTAATGGGTTTTACAACCACATCAATAATTACATTTTCACCTCGCCTACAGGAGCGGTTTTGGATGATAATGTGGTTTTTGAATACATTCAAGATGATGCTAAATTGTTCGGTGGAGAAGTAGGTTTGCATTTGCATCCACATCCGTTGGATTGGTTGCATTTTGAAACCAGTTTTGAAACCGTAACAGGTAAAAAACAAAACGGCGATTACCTGCCTTTAATTCCTGCCAACAACTGGAACAACACCATTCGCACCGAATTCTCAATCAAAAACTGGTTAAAAGAAGGATTCGCGACTTTGAATTTGAATACTTTTTTCAATCAAAATAATGTCAGCGGTTTTGAAACAAGTTCAAATGGCTATACACTATTAAATCTTGGTTTAGGCGGAAAACTAACTGTGGGTAAAACCGTTTTCAACTTAAACTTAAACGGAAACAATTTGTTGAACAAAAGCTATATCGCTCACCTTTCTAGATTAAAAACGGATGGAATTCCAAATATTGGAAGGAACATTGTTTTAGGAGTCAACTTCGATATTTTTTAA
- a CDS encoding 4'-phosphopantetheinyl transferase family protein, with product MPLYKSHFFDSHTQILVWEITETFDELRSEVVLNMQNRTRLEGMKSQMHQRGFLSVRKLLQEAGYNDLDLYYDEFGKPHLKDNNYISITHSHHFSAIIISDKTVGIDIELHREKIIRIADKFAVKEFEYLDKNNPFEYVQKLTVIWGAKEAIFKIQNEKGISFKDHINVQSFDLENNTTTADLIFGNIDKKFNIYYESFEGFGLVYALEFKHEGH from the coding sequence ATGCCGTTATACAAAAGCCATTTTTTCGATTCCCACACCCAAATCTTAGTTTGGGAAATAACTGAAACTTTTGACGAACTCCGTTCTGAAGTAGTACTCAATATGCAAAACCGCACCCGATTAGAAGGCATGAAATCTCAAATGCACCAACGTGGTTTTCTAAGTGTTCGCAAATTATTGCAAGAAGCAGGATATAATGATTTGGACTTATACTATGACGAATTCGGAAAACCGCATTTAAAAGACAACAACTATATTTCCATCACCCATTCGCATCATTTCTCCGCCATTATCATCAGCGACAAAACCGTGGGAATCGACATCGAACTACACCGCGAAAAAATCATCCGTATCGCCGATAAGTTTGCCGTAAAAGAATTTGAATACCTCGACAAAAATAACCCCTTCGAATACGTTCAAAAACTCACCGTTATTTGGGGAGCCAAAGAAGCCATCTTCAAAATCCAAAACGAAAAAGGAATCAGTTTCAAAGACCATATCAACGTCCAATCTTTCGACCTAGAAAACAACACCACCACAGCCGATTTGATATTTGGAAACATCGACAAAAAATTCAATATCTATTACGAATCTTTTGAGGGTTTTGGATTGGTGTATGCATTGGAATTTAAACACGAAGGGCACTAA
- a CDS encoding group III truncated hemoglobin — protein sequence MPKKNIENREDISLLVRSFYDKIRADKEIGPFFNEMITDWVPHLEKLTDFWEINLFGGKLYKGNPLEAHNKVDDHFGNTISSNEFGIWLNLWFETLEEHFEGENVEILKRRARKMGTFLMVSIYENRAKNK from the coding sequence ATGCCAAAAAAAAATATCGAAAACCGAGAAGACATCTCCCTTTTAGTCCGTAGTTTTTATGATAAAATAAGAGCCGATAAGGAAATTGGTCCGTTTTTTAACGAAATGATTACCGACTGGGTGCCTCATTTGGAGAAGTTGACGGACTTTTGGGAAATTAATCTTTTTGGAGGAAAACTATACAAAGGCAATCCGCTGGAAGCGCATAATAAAGTAGACGACCATTTTGGGAATACCATCAGTTCGAATGAATTTGGGATTTGGTTGAATTTATGGTTTGAAACTTTGGAGGAGCATTTTGAAGGCGAAAATGTGGAAATATTAAAACGTAGAGCACGTAAAATGGGGACTTTCTTGATGGTGAGCATTTATGAAAATCGTGCTAAAAATAAGTAG
- a CDS encoding IS110 family transposase: protein MILKYSVGLDVSSSKIDGSICVIDENQQVQFKSKITFNNTVSGFESLDSWITKWHKEMDLPLVVCMEATGVYHENCALYLFEKGYKLSIVLPNKAKKYLECLGLKSKNDSIDARGLAQMGAEQCLSLWEPLGRYYYELRHYTRQHQNIQELKTVISNQIHALEHSMYRSDLLIDQLKSTITLFDAQLKELDKKMKLHLKSDAVVYNKCLNILAIKGIGYLTIATLIAETNGFELFKNYKQLVSYAGYDVVEAQSGTRVGKTKISKKGNSRIRRALHMPSLIVITCKEKPFLDLYNRTFEKHAIKMKSYVAVQKKLLVMVYHLWKKNKRYDTNYRINIQEKEQELSSLLAFEKGTNAKMDKKISPKQVEAKQGKHSTKNRSMLPLC, encoded by the coding sequence ATGATTTTAAAGTATTCTGTGGGATTAGATGTTTCTAGTAGCAAAATTGATGGATCAATTTGTGTCATTGATGAGAACCAACAAGTTCAGTTTAAGTCTAAAATAACCTTTAACAACACTGTTTCTGGTTTTGAAAGTTTAGACTCTTGGATAACAAAATGGCATAAAGAGATGGATTTGCCTTTGGTTGTTTGTATGGAAGCCACAGGTGTCTATCATGAAAATTGTGCGTTATATTTATTTGAAAAAGGATATAAACTATCTATAGTTTTACCTAATAAGGCAAAGAAATACTTAGAATGTTTGGGTTTAAAATCTAAGAATGATAGTATTGACGCTAGAGGATTGGCACAAATGGGAGCTGAACAATGCTTAAGCCTTTGGGAGCCATTAGGACGCTACTATTATGAATTACGTCACTACACCAGACAGCATCAAAATATACAAGAATTAAAAACGGTCATAAGTAATCAAATCCATGCATTAGAACACTCGATGTATCGTTCCGATTTATTGATTGATCAACTTAAAAGCACTATAACTCTGTTTGATGCTCAGTTGAAAGAATTAGATAAAAAAATGAAATTACATCTTAAATCTGATGCTGTAGTTTATAATAAATGCTTAAATATCTTGGCAATTAAAGGAATAGGATACTTAACTATAGCAACTCTAATAGCAGAAACTAATGGTTTTGAGCTATTTAAAAACTATAAGCAATTAGTTTCTTATGCTGGTTATGATGTTGTTGAAGCTCAATCAGGAACTAGGGTTGGAAAGACTAAGATATCTAAAAAAGGGAATTCAAGAATAAGAAGAGCTCTTCATATGCCGTCTTTAATAGTTATAACATGTAAAGAAAAACCGTTTTTAGATTTGTATAATAGGACTTTTGAAAAACACGCCATAAAAATGAAAAGTTATGTAGCGGTACAGAAAAAATTATTAGTAATGGTCTATCATTTGTGGAAGAAAAATAAACGATACGATACTAATTATCGAATAAATATTCAAGAAAAGGAACAGGAGCTTTCTTCTCTGCTTGCCTTTGAAAAAGGCACAAACGCAAAAATGGATAAAAAAATTAGCCCCAAACAAGTTGAGGCTAAACAAGGTAAACATTCAACGAAAAATCGCAGTATGCTTCCTCTCTGCTAA
- the ahcY gene encoding adenosylhomocysteinase, which yields MSTSTMPYVAFKVKDISLAAWGRKEIELAEAEMPGLMALRAEYKDEQPLKGARIAGCLHMTIQTAVLIETLIALGAEVTWSSCNIFSTQDQAAAAIAAAGIQVYAWKGLNDVDFDWCIEQTLFFGEDRKPLNMILDDGGDLTNMVIDKYPELVPGIKGLSEETTTGVHRLYERVKAGTLPMPAINVNDSVTKSKFDNKYGCKESAVDAVRRATDIMLAGKRVIVCGYGDVGKGTAASFRGAGSIVTVTEIDPICALQAAMDGFEVKKLNTVVGNADIIITTTGNKDIIQGSHFEQMKDKTIVCNIGHFDNEIDMAWLNKNHGASKIEIKPQVDKYTIAGKDIIILAEGRLVNLGCATGHPSFVMSNSFTNQTLAQIELWKNSAAYNNDVYMLPKHLDEKVAMLHLAKLGVELETLTEEQAAYIGVGVEGPFKPEYYRY from the coding sequence ATGAGTACATCAACTATGCCTTACGTGGCTTTCAAAGTAAAAGACATTTCTCTTGCGGCTTGGGGAAGAAAAGAAATTGAATTAGCTGAAGCTGAAATGCCAGGTTTAATGGCGCTTCGTGCTGAATATAAAGATGAGCAACCACTTAAAGGTGCTCGTATTGCAGGATGTTTACACATGACGATCCAAACTGCAGTTTTAATTGAGACGTTGATTGCACTTGGTGCTGAGGTGACTTGGTCTTCTTGTAACATTTTCTCAACTCAAGATCAAGCTGCTGCTGCTATTGCTGCTGCTGGAATTCAAGTGTATGCTTGGAAAGGTTTGAACGATGTTGATTTTGACTGGTGTATTGAGCAAACATTATTCTTTGGTGAAGACAGAAAACCATTGAACATGATTCTTGATGACGGTGGAGATTTAACTAATATGGTTATTGATAAATACCCAGAATTAGTTCCTGGAATCAAAGGATTGTCTGAAGAAACAACTACTGGAGTTCACAGATTGTACGAAAGAGTAAAAGCTGGAACATTGCCAATGCCAGCCATTAACGTTAATGACTCAGTTACTAAATCAAAATTTGATAACAAATACGGTTGTAAAGAATCAGCAGTTGATGCAGTGCGTCGTGCAACAGATATCATGCTTGCTGGTAAGAGAGTAATTGTATGTGGATACGGTGACGTAGGTAAAGGTACTGCTGCTTCTTTTAGAGGTGCTGGTTCTATTGTAACCGTAACTGAAATCGACCCAATTTGTGCTTTACAAGCAGCTATGGACGGATTTGAAGTGAAAAAATTAAATACTGTTGTGGGGAATGCTGATATCATCATCACTACAACTGGAAATAAAGATATTATCCAAGGAAGTCACTTTGAGCAAATGAAAGATAAAACGATTGTTTGTAACATTGGACACTTTGATAACGAAATCGATATGGCTTGGTTGAACAAAAACCACGGCGCATCAAAAATCGAAATCAAACCACAAGTTGATAAATATACTATCGCTGGAAAGGATATCATCATCTTGGCTGAAGGTCGTTTGGTAAACCTTGGTTGTGCTACAGGTCACCCAAGTTTTGTAATGAGTAACTCATTTACAAACCAAACTTTGGCTCAAATCGAATTATGGAAAAACAGCGCCGCTTATAACAATGATGTTTATATGTTACCTAAACATTTAGATGAAAAAGTAGCAATGCTTCACTTGGCTAAATTAGGAGTTGAACTAGAGACTTTAACTGAAGAGCAAGCGGCTTACATTGGTGTTGGTGTTGAAGGTCCATTCAAACCAGAATATTACAGATACTAG
- a CDS encoding aspartate-semialdehyde dehydrogenase — protein MRIAVVGATGMVGEIMLKVLAERNFPVTELIPVASEKSVGKEIEFKGAKYKVVGLQTAVDMKADIALFSAGGETSLTWAPKFAEAGTTVIDNSSAWRMDPTKKLVVPEINASELTKEDKIIANPNCSTIQMVLALAPLHKKYNIERVIVSTYQSITGTGVKAVQQFENEVAGVKGDMVYKYEINRNCIPQCDVFEANGYTKEEMKLVKETKKILGDDSVKVTATAVRVPVVGGHSEAVNIEFSNDFDVNEVRTILSQTDGVTVQDNLDTFTYPMPKYAEGKNDVFVGRIRRDESQDNTLNMWIVADNLRKGAATNTIQIAEYLIKAKLV, from the coding sequence ATGAGAATAGCAGTAGTAGGAGCTACCGGTATGGTAGGTGAGATTATGTTAAAAGTTTTAGCAGAACGAAATTTTCCAGTAACCGAATTAATTCCAGTAGCTTCTGAGAAATCAGTAGGAAAAGAAATTGAATTCAAAGGAGCAAAATACAAAGTAGTAGGATTACAAACTGCTGTAGATATGAAAGCGGATATCGCTTTATTTTCTGCAGGAGGAGAAACTTCTTTGACTTGGGCACCAAAATTTGCTGAAGCAGGAACTACTGTAATTGACAACTCATCAGCTTGGAGAATGGATCCTACTAAAAAATTAGTAGTTCCTGAAATCAACGCATCTGAATTAACAAAAGAAGATAAAATTATTGCAAACCCAAACTGTTCGACTATCCAAATGGTATTGGCTTTGGCTCCTTTGCATAAAAAATACAACATCGAGCGTGTGATTGTTTCTACTTACCAATCGATTACTGGAACGGGAGTAAAAGCAGTACAACAATTCGAAAATGAAGTGGCTGGTGTTAAAGGGGATATGGTGTACAAATACGAAATCAACCGTAACTGTATTCCACAATGTGATGTTTTTGAAGCAAACGGATACACTAAAGAAGAGATGAAATTGGTTAAAGAAACTAAAAAAATCTTAGGTGATGACAGCGTAAAAGTAACGGCCACTGCAGTACGTGTGCCAGTTGTAGGTGGACATAGTGAGGCGGTAAACATTGAGTTTAGCAATGACTTCGACGTAAATGAAGTACGCACTATCTTAAGCCAGACTGACGGAGTTACTGTTCAAGATAATTTGGATACCTTCACTTACCCAATGCCAAAATACGCTGAAGGGAAGAACGATGTATTCGTAGGTCGTATTCGTCGTGACGAAAGCCAAGACAATACATTGAACATGTGGATTGTTGCTGACAACTTGAGAAAAGGAGCTGCTACAAACACGATTCAAATCGCTGAATACTTGATTAAAGCAAAACTAGTATAA
- a CDS encoding IS110 family transposase: protein MILKYSVGLDVSSSKIDGSICVIDENQQVQFKSKITFNNTVSGFESLDSWITKWHKEMDLPLVVCMEATGVYHENCALYLFEKGYKLSIVLPNKAKKYLECLGLKSKNDSIDARGLAQMGAEQCLSLWEPLGRYYYELRHYTRQHQNIQELKTVISNQIHALEHSMYRSDLLIDQLKSTITLFDAQLKELDKKMKLHLKSDAVVYNKCLNILAIKGIGYLTIATLIAETNGFELFKNYKQLVSYAGYDVVEAQSGTRVGKTKISKKGNSRIRRALHMPSLIVITCKEKPFLDLYNRTFEKHAIKMKSYVAVQKKLLVMVYHLWKKNKRYDTNYRINIQEKEQELSSLLAFEKGTNAKMDKKISPKQVEAKQGKHSTKNRSMLPLC, encoded by the coding sequence ATGATTTTAAAGTATTCTGTGGGATTAGATGTTTCTAGTAGCAAAATTGATGGATCAATTTGTGTCATTGATGAGAACCAACAAGTTCAGTTTAAGTCTAAAATAACCTTTAATAACACTGTTTCTGGTTTTGAAAGTTTAGACTCTTGGATAACAAAATGGCATAAAGAGATGGATTTGCCTTTGGTTGTTTGTATGGAAGCCACAGGTGTCTATCATGAAAATTGTGCGTTATATTTATTTGAAAAAGGATATAAACTATCTATAGTTTTACCTAATAAGGCAAAGAAATACTTAGAATGTTTGGGTTTAAAATCTAAGAATGATAGTATTGACGCTAGAGGATTGGCACAAATGGGAGCTGAACAATGCTTAAGCCTTTGGGAGCCATTAGGACGCTACTATTATGAATTACGTCACTACACCAGACAGCATCAAAATATACAAGAATTAAAAACGGTCATAAGTAATCAAATCCATGCATTAGAACACTCGATGTATCGTTCCGATTTATTGATTGATCAACTTAAAAGCACTATAACTCTGTTTGATGCTCAGTTGAAAGAATTAGATAAAAAAATGAAATTACATCTTAAATCTGATGCTGTAGTTTATAATAAATGCTTAAATATCTTGGCAATTAAAGGAATAGGATACTTAACTATAGCAACTCTAATAGCAGAAACTAATGGTTTTGAGCTATTTAAAAACTATAAGCAATTAGTTTCTTATGCTGGTTATGATGTTGTTGAAGCTCAATCAGGAACTAGGGTTGGAAAGACTAAGATATCTAAAAAAGGGAATTCAAGAATAAGAAGAGCTCTTCATATGCCGTCTTTAATAGTTATAACATGTAAAGAAAAACCGTTTTTAGATTTGTATAATAGGACTTTTGAAAAACACGCCATAAAAATGAAAAGTTATGTAGCGGTACAGAAAAAATTATTAGTAATGGTCTATCATTTGTGGAAGAAAAATAAACGATACGATACTAATTATCGAATAAATATTCAAGAAAAGGAACAGGAGCTTTCTTCTCTGCTTGCCTTTGAAAAAGGCACAAACGCAAAAATGGATAAAAAAATTAGCCCCAAACAAGTTGAGGCTAAACAAGGTAAACATTCAACGAAAAATCGCAGTATGCTTCCTCTCTGCTAA
- a CDS encoding HNH endonuclease, which translates to MAKRLWTKEELILAFNLYLKIPFGKMHSTNKGIIHLAGLIDRTPSSIALRLVNFASVDPALQARGIKGMSGGTKIVQPIWDEYFHNQEELIFQSEIILAQKENIDIEEKYNDLFLGLKDVKGETKIREVKTRVNQSVFRQMILANYSKKCAISGIDIPELLLASHIVPWSKDEKERLNPENGICLSALYDKAFDKGLIGINQNYQVILSTGLKKKIKSDFYQIHFGSIENLKITEPVKYLPRKEFLEFHLDTIFEK; encoded by the coding sequence ATGGCAAAAAGACTGTGGACAAAAGAAGAACTAATACTTGCCTTTAATTTATACTTAAAAATTCCCTTTGGAAAAATGCATAGTACAAATAAAGGGATCATTCATCTTGCTGGTTTAATAGATCGTACCCCTAGTTCTATTGCTTTGCGTTTAGTGAATTTTGCGAGCGTTGATCCTGCTTTGCAAGCAAGAGGAATTAAAGGCATGAGTGGCGGTACGAAAATTGTTCAGCCTATTTGGGATGAGTATTTTCATAATCAAGAAGAATTAATCTTTCAAAGTGAAATCATATTAGCCCAAAAAGAAAATATCGATATTGAGGAAAAGTACAACGATCTCTTTTTAGGATTAAAAGATGTAAAAGGGGAGACAAAAATACGAGAAGTCAAAACAAGAGTTAATCAGTCTGTTTTTAGACAAATGATTCTAGCTAATTATAGTAAAAAATGCGCTATTTCAGGAATCGATATTCCTGAATTATTATTAGCAAGTCATATTGTCCCTTGGTCAAAAGATGAAAAGGAAAGATTAAATCCTGAAAATGGTATCTGTCTCTCGGCTTTGTATGATAAAGCATTTGATAAAGGTTTAATAGGTATTAATCAAAACTATCAAGTCATTTTGTCTACTGGTTTGAAAAAGAAAATTAAATCTGATTTTTACCAAATTCATTTTGGAAGTATTGAAAATTTAAAAATTACTGAGCCAGTTAAATATTTACCGAGAAAAGAATTTTTAGAGTTCCATTTAGATACAATTTTTGAAAAATGA
- a CDS encoding prolyl oligopeptidase family serine peptidase, with the protein MKKIFFLMTTISALGQNNIQYPKTEKGPIIDTYFDTQIPDPYRWLEDDRSPETAAWVKAQNKVTFDYLDQIPFRDAIKSRMEQLWNYEKQSAPFKEGNYSYYYKNNGLQNQSVLYRKDKSGKEEIFLDPNSFSADGTTSLGEISFSKDGSLLAYSISEGGSDWRKVIVLNAITKEQIGDTLIDVKFSGLSWLGNKGFYYSSYEKPQGSHHSAKTDQHKLYFHAIGTSQKSDIVIFGESQKRRYVGGSVTEDDRYLVITAANTTYGNELYIKDLTKANSPIFTVVDNFESDNNVIDNQGSQLFIETDLNAPNKRIITVDFQNPTVENWKDFIPETQNVLNIGTAGGFFFAHYMQDAVSVVEQYNGKGQKLRTIQLPDLGTASGFSDKKKETVLYYTFTNYTTAGNIYALDTQTGKSSLYRKSKADFQSDNYETHQVFYTSKDGTKIPMMITHKKGITLNGQNPTILYGYGGFNISLTPSFSIANAVWMENGGIYAVANLRGGGEYGKKWHDAGTQQQKQNVFDDFIAAAEYLINNKYTSKNYLAIRGGSNGGLLVGAVMTQRPDLMQVALPAVSVLDMLRYHSFTAGAGWAYDYGTAQDSKPMFDYLRNYSPVHNVKAGTHYPATLITTGDHDDRVVPAHSFKFAAELQAKQTGTNPTLIRIDVKAGHGAGKSVAATIQENVDIQAFTLYNMGITQLPK; encoded by the coding sequence ATGAAAAAAATATTCTTTTTAATGACAACAATTTCAGCCTTAGGACAAAATAACATCCAATACCCAAAAACCGAAAAAGGCCCTATAATCGACACCTATTTCGATACCCAAATCCCCGACCCATACCGTTGGCTCGAAGACGACCGCTCACCCGAAACTGCCGCTTGGGTCAAAGCTCAAAACAAAGTGACGTTTGACTATCTAGACCAAATTCCGTTTAGAGATGCAATCAAAAGCCGAATGGAGCAATTATGGAATTACGAAAAACAAAGCGCCCCTTTCAAAGAAGGGAATTACAGCTATTACTATAAAAACAACGGACTCCAAAACCAATCCGTTTTGTACCGAAAAGACAAATCCGGAAAAGAAGAAATCTTCCTAGACCCGAATAGCTTTTCAGCAGATGGAACAACCTCATTGGGCGAAATTAGTTTTTCCAAAGACGGTTCACTCTTGGCATATTCCATTTCAGAGGGCGGAAGCGACTGGCGCAAAGTCATTGTTTTAAACGCCATTACCAAAGAACAAATTGGCGATACGCTGATAGATGTCAAATTCAGTGGCTTGTCATGGTTGGGCAACAAAGGCTTTTATTATTCCAGTTATGAAAAACCCCAAGGAAGCCATCACTCAGCCAAAACCGATCAACACAAACTGTATTTTCATGCCATTGGCACTAGCCAAAAATCAGATATAGTAATCTTTGGCGAAAGCCAAAAACGCCGTTATGTAGGCGGTTCAGTGACCGAGGATGATCGTTATTTAGTCATCACAGCGGCCAATACCACTTACGGAAACGAACTCTACATCAAAGACCTTACAAAGGCCAACAGCCCAATCTTTACTGTAGTGGATAATTTTGAGAGTGACAATAATGTCATCGACAATCAAGGCAGCCAACTCTTTATAGAAACCGACCTGAATGCACCCAACAAACGCATCATCACCGTTGATTTCCAAAACCCAACGGTCGAAAACTGGAAAGATTTCATCCCAGAAACGCAAAACGTATTAAACATCGGCACCGCTGGAGGTTTTTTCTTTGCGCATTATATGCAAGACGCCGTTTCGGTAGTGGAGCAATACAATGGCAAAGGACAAAAGCTAAGAACCATTCAGCTTCCTGATTTAGGAACCGCTTCGGGTTTTAGTGACAAGAAAAAGGAAACGGTTTTGTATTATACTTTTACAAATTACACCACCGCAGGGAATATCTATGCCTTAGACACCCAAACAGGAAAATCAAGCCTATACCGAAAATCAAAAGCCGATTTCCAGTCGGATAATTATGAAACCCACCAAGTGTTTTATACCTCCAAAGATGGAACCAAAATCCCGATGATGATTACCCACAAAAAGGGTATCACCCTCAACGGACAAAACCCAACTATACTTTACGGTTACGGAGGTTTTAACATCAGCCTAACGCCAAGTTTTAGCATCGCCAATGCCGTTTGGATGGAAAACGGCGGCATCTATGCTGTAGCCAACCTTCGTGGAGGTGGCGAATACGGCAAAAAATGGCACGATGCCGGAACCCAGCAACAAAAACAAAACGTTTTTGATGATTTTATCGCCGCGGCCGAATATTTGATAAATAATAAATACACTTCCAAAAACTACCTCGCCATCCGTGGTGGGTCTAACGGAGGTTTGCTTGTAGGTGCTGTCATGACCCAGCGTCCGGACCTCATGCAAGTGGCCCTGCCCGCAGTTAGCGTGCTCGATATGTTGCGCTACCACAGCTTTACCGCAGGCGCAGGCTGGGCATACGATTACGGAACCGCACAGGACAGCAAACCCATGTTCGACTACCTCCGCAACTACTCGCCCGTACACAACGTCAAGGCCGGCACGCACTATCCCGCCACCCTGATTACCACCGGCGACCACGACGATAGAGTAGTGCCCGCACACAGTTTCAAGTTTGCCGCCGAGTTACAAGCCAAACAAACAGGCACCAATCCAACCCTCATTCGCATCGATGTCAAAGCAGGCCACGGCGCCGGAAAATCAGTAGCCGCCACGATACAAGAAAACGTCGATATCCAAGCCTTTACCCTCTATAACATGGGAATCACGCAATTACCAAAATAA